Proteins co-encoded in one Corylus avellana chromosome ca9, CavTom2PMs-1.0 genomic window:
- the LOC132161872 gene encoding NADH--cytochrome b5 reductase 1 yields MDFLQTLDTQILVGAAVALVAIGAGAVYFYSSKKPKGCLDPENFKEFKLVKRTQLSHNVAKFKFELPAPTAVLGLPIGQHISCRGKDSQGEDVIKPYTPTTLDSDVGYFELVIKMYPQGRMSHHFRELRDGDYLSVKGPKGRFKYQPGQVRAFGMLAGGSGITPMFQVARAILENPKDTTKVHLIYANVTYEDILLKEELDGLTTNYPDRFKVYYVLNQPPEVWNGGVGFVSKEMIQTHCPAPAPDIQVLRCGPPPMNKAMSAHLDALGYAPEMQFQF; encoded by the exons ATGGATTTCTTACAGACACTAGATACCCAGATTCTTGTGGGTGCAGCAGTGGCTCTTGTTGCCATTGGGGCTGGTGCTGTCTATTTCTATTCCTCCAAGAAACCCAAAG GCTGCTTAGATCCTGAGAATTTCAAGGAGTTTAAACTTGTAAAGCGCACACAATTGAGCCATAATGTGGCGAAGTTCAAGTTTGAACTTCCTGCACCAACTGCAGTTCTGGGTCTTCCAATTGGACAACATATAAGTTGCAG AGGCAAGGACAGCCAAGGTGAAGACGTTATCAAACCATATACGCCAACTACTTTGGATTCTGATGTCGGATATTTTGAGCTAGTTATAAAG ATGTATCCACAAGGAAGGATGTCACACCATTTTCGTGAGTTGCGAGATGGAGATTATCTTTCTGTAAAGGGACCCAAG GGCCGCTTCAAGTATCAACCCGGCCAAGTTAGAGCATTTGGCATGCTTGCTGGAGGCTCTGGAATTACTCCAATGTTCCAA GTTGCTAGAGCCATATTAGAAAACCCCAAAGACACAACGAAGGTGCACCTTATTTATGCCAATGTTACATATGAGGATATTCTTTTAAAG GAAGAATTGGATGGTCTTACTACTAACTACCCAGACCGCTTTAAAGTCTACTATGTCTTGAATCAG CCTCCTGAAGTATGGAATGGCGGTGTTGGCTTTGTATCAAAGGAAATGATTCAAACCCACTGCCCTGCACCGGCACCTGATATTCAG GTTCTGAGGTGTGGTCCACCACCCATGAACAAGGCCATGAGTGCTCACCTTGATGCCCTTGGATATGCCCCTGAGATGCAGTTCCAATTCTGA
- the LOC132161871 gene encoding probable lysophospholipase BODYGUARD 4 isoform X2 produces the protein MVPAVFSGKWLGESAGKLMSVVSVVVFLVLDFLDTLFCILYGILDEYFEGDASPCYCGKRRRELIHDGEGKLEGEMSETLYARKNVFREMGFLGFPRKRKDSKKRGGGVEVNRWSECGCESCVSWMKKGDQKLHVIVREPSKAMIEDCRGKPAENVIFLHGFLSSSSFWTETVFPNLSDHNYRLFAVDLLGFGRSPKPRDCSYTLNNHVQMIEKSVSRPFQLDSFHLVAHSMGCIIALALAAKYSNSVKSITLVAPPYFGPSKDGESLMVLNKVAGRRLWPPLSFGSSFMSWYEHLGRCVCFLFCRNHRTWEKMLRLLTWKRDLHFTIMDLSRHTHHSAWHTMHNVICGGAKVVDGCLTVLAEAGVKMCVVHGDGDQVVPLECSKNIKMKAPEAEVNVIKNGDHGSVIHGREKEFAGSLERTWASISR, from the exons ATGGTTCCGGCAGTTTTCTCAGGAAAATGGCTTGGAGAATCTGCCGGAAAACTCATGTCAGTTGTTAGCGTTGTTGTTTTCCTTGTACTTGATTTTCTTGACACTCTTTTTTGCATATTGTATGGGATTCTTGATGAGTACTTTGAAGGAGACGCCTCCCCGTGCTATTGTggaaagaggaggagagagctTATTCATGATGGAGAAGGTAAACTAGAAGGTGAAATGTCAGAGACTCTGTATGCaaggaaaaatgttttcaggGAAATGGGGTTTCTTGGATTCCCAAGAAAACGCAAAGATTCCAAGAAAAGAGGTGGTGGAGTGGAGGTAAATAGGTGGTCTGAGTGTGGGTGTGAATCTTGTGTTTCTTGGATGAAAAAGGGTGATCAGAAACTTCATGTTATAGTGAGGGAGCCTTCAAAAG CAATGATTGAAGATTGTAGGGGAAAGCCTGCTGAGAACGTGATATTCTTGCATGGGTtcctttcttcctcctcatttTGGACAGAAACAGTGTTTCCAAATCTTTCTGACCACAATTATAGGTTGTTTGCTGTTGACCTCTTGGGATTTGGAAGAAGCCCAAAGCCAAGGGACTGTTCATACACTTTGAATAATCATGTCCAAATGATTGAAAAGTCTGTGAGTCGTCCATTTCAGTTGGATTCTTTTCATTTAGTTGCACACTCCATGGGTTGTATAATTGCTCTAGCCTTAGCTGCCAAGTACTCAAACTCTGTCAAATCAATCACCCTCGTAGCACCT CCTTACTTTGGTCCTTCTAAAGATGGAGAAAGTTTAATGGTGCTTAATAAAGTTGCTGGGAGGAGATTGTGGCCGCCATTATCGTTTGGTTCATCATTTATGTCATGGTATGAGCACTTGGGTCGATGtgtatgttttcttttttgccgAAACCACAGGACATGGGAGAAAATGCTGAGGCTGCTTACTTGGAAAAG GGATCTCCACTTCACGATTATGGATTTGAGTAGACACACCCATCATTCAGCTTGGCATACGATGCATAATGTGATATGTGGTGGAGCGAAAGTAGTGGATGGGTGTCTCACAGTTTTGGCGGAGGCCGGAGTGAAAATGTGTGTTGTTCATGGTGATGGGGACCAGGTTGTCCCATTGGAGTGCTCCAAGAACATCAAGATGAAAGCTCCAGAGGCAGAGGTTAATGTCATCAAAAATGGTGACCATGGCAGTGTCATCCATGGTAGAGAGAAGGAATTCGCTGGATCTCTAGAGCGTACATGGGCGTCTATCTCTCGCTGA
- the LOC132161871 gene encoding probable lysophospholipase BODYGUARD 4 isoform X1, which translates to MVPAVFSGKWLGESAGKLMSVVSVVVFLVLDFLDTLFCILYGILDEYFEGDASPCYCGKRRRELIHDGEGKLEGEMSETLYARKNVFREMGFLGFPRKRKDSKKRGGGVEVNRWSECGCESCVSWMKKGDQKLHVIVREPSKVLCLTAMIEDCRGKPAENVIFLHGFLSSSSFWTETVFPNLSDHNYRLFAVDLLGFGRSPKPRDCSYTLNNHVQMIEKSVSRPFQLDSFHLVAHSMGCIIALALAAKYSNSVKSITLVAPPYFGPSKDGESLMVLNKVAGRRLWPPLSFGSSFMSWYEHLGRCVCFLFCRNHRTWEKMLRLLTWKRDLHFTIMDLSRHTHHSAWHTMHNVICGGAKVVDGCLTVLAEAGVKMCVVHGDGDQVVPLECSKNIKMKAPEAEVNVIKNGDHGSVIHGREKEFAGSLERTWASISR; encoded by the exons ATGGTTCCGGCAGTTTTCTCAGGAAAATGGCTTGGAGAATCTGCCGGAAAACTCATGTCAGTTGTTAGCGTTGTTGTTTTCCTTGTACTTGATTTTCTTGACACTCTTTTTTGCATATTGTATGGGATTCTTGATGAGTACTTTGAAGGAGACGCCTCCCCGTGCTATTGTggaaagaggaggagagagctTATTCATGATGGAGAAGGTAAACTAGAAGGTGAAATGTCAGAGACTCTGTATGCaaggaaaaatgttttcaggGAAATGGGGTTTCTTGGATTCCCAAGAAAACGCAAAGATTCCAAGAAAAGAGGTGGTGGAGTGGAGGTAAATAGGTGGTCTGAGTGTGGGTGTGAATCTTGTGTTTCTTGGATGAAAAAGGGTGATCAGAAACTTCATGTTATAGTGAGGGAGCCTTCAAAAG TTTTATGTTTAACAGCAATGATTGAAGATTGTAGGGGAAAGCCTGCTGAGAACGTGATATTCTTGCATGGGTtcctttcttcctcctcatttTGGACAGAAACAGTGTTTCCAAATCTTTCTGACCACAATTATAGGTTGTTTGCTGTTGACCTCTTGGGATTTGGAAGAAGCCCAAAGCCAAGGGACTGTTCATACACTTTGAATAATCATGTCCAAATGATTGAAAAGTCTGTGAGTCGTCCATTTCAGTTGGATTCTTTTCATTTAGTTGCACACTCCATGGGTTGTATAATTGCTCTAGCCTTAGCTGCCAAGTACTCAAACTCTGTCAAATCAATCACCCTCGTAGCACCT CCTTACTTTGGTCCTTCTAAAGATGGAGAAAGTTTAATGGTGCTTAATAAAGTTGCTGGGAGGAGATTGTGGCCGCCATTATCGTTTGGTTCATCATTTATGTCATGGTATGAGCACTTGGGTCGATGtgtatgttttcttttttgccgAAACCACAGGACATGGGAGAAAATGCTGAGGCTGCTTACTTGGAAAAG GGATCTCCACTTCACGATTATGGATTTGAGTAGACACACCCATCATTCAGCTTGGCATACGATGCATAATGTGATATGTGGTGGAGCGAAAGTAGTGGATGGGTGTCTCACAGTTTTGGCGGAGGCCGGAGTGAAAATGTGTGTTGTTCATGGTGATGGGGACCAGGTTGTCCCATTGGAGTGCTCCAAGAACATCAAGATGAAAGCTCCAGAGGCAGAGGTTAATGTCATCAAAAATGGTGACCATGGCAGTGTCATCCATGGTAGAGAGAAGGAATTCGCTGGATCTCTAGAGCGTACATGGGCGTCTATCTCTCGCTGA
- the LOC132161870 gene encoding zinc finger protein VAR3, chloroplastic: MGGATRFLMLLNTANPFPLLHHRCPSLLRLSRHRKLFSSPRLYRLTATPSPSPSPPTKAFHQQLHTRSSAALRDEHFIHSSNLPPHLWPEWSTLLHNLSLAGYFNDTSDYRPGSLGIGGEDEFVAAADLPDDFVRAAGACFAFARDRASDLGLLSRRDIEVVVEHGAPFLFKNGDVSVRRMRSFLGNGESNVLDTDKALTVDLMKFILSYASNPSVSSERNNFENEERVESSVRSLLREFSKLSYSISESNSFGTVQNQSPDRFGQTLTPVGQKIEMKRGDWICSRCSFMNFARNMKCLECEEARPKRQLTGGEWECPQCDFFNYGRNMVCLRCDCKRPGGVSPVTTNNTSVGYGTVKSTNKVDIDGRLAANEEKAQRWFSKVSQLDSTSDMSSAIADEDFPEIMPLRKGVNRFVVSTRKTPLERRLANAQYRRNLGSDGIPEGNNSENAGPNTTISRSLDEILGRTSVISESNNKSVTAGQNLQSDSPPYISGTASLQQGPPRGNNSNYVPFVPLSADMFAKKPEKSKTEGSEKEVTDDQKSVASNTIEWTSNASGSNEPYKSGSSIRHAENPTSQTESKDKEKEQAEKSDRWFKKVAELHNVTDLAGAISDEDFPEIMPMRKGENRFVVSKKRDRSLTSPAYKRRMAMEQASSTNYVPFVPFPPDYFANKDKQQPEGADLPNKAAEETSSVSAVAEELPEKSYDARNRALDVDNFQQTGNQNISMESWNATPGENLSENKTGAVHGEQSTRHSTESYVNSQSNDSVSSWNPRKENRSETQNSTSLPEPSENGNIRERWTGESLEGSAVKEPDPLDMSEEAKAERWFRRVAQIKDISELSEIPDEDFPSIMPMRKGVNRFVVSKRKTPLERRLTSPQYRRNLPIVSSDPVKKEEDGS, translated from the exons ATGGGGGGCGCCACCAGGTTCCTGATGCTTCTCAACACCGCCAACCCCTTCCCTCTCCTCCACCACCGCTGCCCTTCCCTCCTCCGCCTCTCTCGCCACCGCAAACTCTTCTCCTCTCCACGCCTCTACCGCCTCACCGCCACTCCCTCCCCTTCTCCCTCTCCGCCAACCAAAGCCTTCCACCAACAACTCCACACTCGCTCCTCCGCCGCCCTCAGAGACGAGCATTTTATTCATTCTTCCAATCTGCCTCCCCACCTGTGGCCCGAGTGGTCCACTCTCCTTCACAACCTCTCCCTCGCCGGCTACTTCAATGATACTAGTGATTATCGGCCTGGGTCGCTTGGGATTGGCGGTGAGGACGAGTTCGTGGCGGCCGCTGATCTTCCGGATGATTTCGTGCGCGCGGCGGGCGCGTGCTTTGCATTCGCCAGAGATAGAGCCAGCGATTTGGG GTTGCTTTCGAGGAGGGATATTGAGGTGGTGGTAGAGCATGGGGCACCGTTTCTTTTCAAAAATGGTGATGTTTCGGTGAGGAGGATGAGATCATTTCTGGGCAACGGTGAATCCAAT GTATTGGATACCGATAAAGCGCTCACTGTTGATTTGATGAAATTTATATTGAGTTATGCCAGCAATCCATCGGTTTCTTCAGAGAGAAATAATTTTGAGAATGAAGAACGTGTAGAATCATCTGTCCGGAGTCTATTGAGGGAATTTTCCAAGCTGAGCTATAGCATTTCAGAGTCCAACTCTTTTGGGACAGTGCAAAATCAGTCCCCTGATAGATTTGGACAAACACTGACGCCTGTAgggcaaaaaattgaaatgaaaagagGCGATTGGATTTGCTCAAG ATGTAGTTTCATGAATTTTGCGAGAAACATGAAATGCCTTGAATGTGAGGAGGCACGACCAAAGAGACAGTTGACTGGAGGGGAGTGGGAATGTCCTCA ATGTGATTTCTTTAATTATGGGAGGAATATGGTCTGCTTAAGGTGTGACTGTAAGCGGCCTGGAGGAGTCTCGCCTGTTACTACCAACAACACATCAGTAGGGTATGGAACTGTGAAAAGTACCAATAAGGTTGACATTGATGGCAGGTTGGCTGCCAATGAAGAGAAGGCGCAGCGGTGGTTCAGTAAGGTTTCTCAGCTGGATAGTACTTCTGATATGAGCAGTGCCATAGCAGATGAAGATTTTCCTGAAATAATGCCATTGAGAAAAGGAGTTAACAGATTTGTTGTAAGCACAAGGAAGACGCCTTTGGAAAGGAGGTTGGCCAATGCTCAATACCGAAGAAACTTGGGTAGTGATGGCATTCCTGAGGGTAATAATTCTGAAAATGCAGGTCCAAACACGACAATCAGTCGAAGTTTAGATGAGATTCTTGGCCGTACATCTGTCATTTCTGAATCTAATAATAAGAGTGTAACTGCTGGACAGAACCTTCAATCAGATAGTCCCCCTTATATCTCTGGTACTGCTTCTCTACAGCAAGGACCCCCCAGAGGAAACAATTCAAATTACGTTCCTTTTGTCCCGTTGTCTGCTGATATGTTTGCCAAGAAGCCTGAAAAGTCAAAAACAGAGGGGAGTGAGAAGGAAGTGACAGACGACCAGAAATCTGTTGCTTCCAACACTATTGAGTGGACGAGCAATGCTTCTGGGAGCAATGAGCCTTATAAATCGGGAAGCAGCATACGGCATGCTGAGAACCCAACAAGTCAGACTGAGAGCAAGGATAAGGAGAAAGAACAAGCTGAAAAATCTGACAGATGGTTCAAGAAGGTAGCAGAGCTGCACAATGTTACAGATCTCGCTGGTGCAATTTCAGATGAGGACTTCCCTGAGATCATGCCAATGCGTAAAGGAGAGAACAGATTTGTGGTCAGTAAGAAGAGGGATCGTTCTTTGACTTCTCCTGCTTACAAGCGACGTATGGCTATGGAGCAAGCTAGCAGTACCAATTATGTCCCATTTGTACCCTTTCCACCTGACTACTTTGCTAACAAGGACAAACAACAGCCAGAAGGGGCAGATTTGCCTAATAAAGCTGCTGAGGAAACTTCTTCAGTTTCTGCCGTGGCAGAGGAGCTACCGGAGAAGTCATATGATGCTAGGAACAGGGCGCTTGATGTGGACAATTTTCAGCAGACAGGAAATCAAAACATCAGTATGGAGAGCTGGAACGCAACACCTGGAGAGAACTTGAGTGAGAACAAGACAGGTGCTGTTCATGGGGAACAATCCACTAGACATTCAACAGAGAGTTATGTTAATTCCCAGTCTAATGACAGTGTGAGCAGTTGGAATCCCAGGAAGGAGAATAGGAGTGAGACACAGAATTCGACAAGTTTGCCGGAACCATCTGAAAATGGGAACATTAGAGAGAGGTGGACGGGAGAGAGCTTGGAGGGGTCAGCAGTGAAGGAACCAGATCCCCTGGACATGTCGGAGGAGGCCAAGGCAGAGAGGTGGTTCCGGCGTGTTGCCCAGATTAAGGACATCTCAGAGCTGAGTGAGATTCCTGATGAGGATTTCCCATCAATAATGCCAATGCGAAAGGGTGTGAACAGGTTTGTTGTGAGTAAGCGGAAAACGCCATTGGAGAGGAGGTTGACATCTCCTCAGTACAGAAGAAATCTACCAATTGTGAGCTCTGATCCAGTGAAGAAGGAAGAGGACGGTAGCTGA